The Halichondria panicea chromosome 14, odHalPani1.1, whole genome shotgun sequence genome contains a region encoding:
- the LOC135347358 gene encoding uncharacterized protein LOC135347358 isoform X1: MRLDKEKWRLRVNGFLTQILAPMMFTISATLYLSSLHRFVTNPKKAGINETALQQEPGLDEPEIMYALLITVYACGDVIGGLLSGVLTKCIPNWYQFVFAISLHTIGYVLYGVATNGGILMIGMFLAGYYLGAQLTLSMNYATEMSVEYVNLLKEVKNEEYEKKVVKTRNFLYSVYSIGYSIGFVVGPSVSVIFSNLPIEQYRSIAWFNVAFGVILLILFCFLFRGESKWNRTNCHKLCVRSKNNSSSAKPGPLQIFIIVSMHLLSFVQMLKWAYFEALMNPILSDSFGFSLNTSSYVFLGVAISSILGAILLVLLQRIKISTQMGAFIGISMTIVGYFLVTDWQAIPYDPCTEYSPFHHPDRFQNNHSSLEMLTPLDNTPPSWPTLLNNRAHMDIELDFGDRTYTEIAYHFNFSCYVDEFCPFCTEKSTSKHRCLSFVVEGENESSEQVLDVFSCSLTSPLQNICLSISHHQSTDSEEVENLNGNRFVAGVQSLLVLPQDMYSTASNACINANVSISGECHWIPLSSGEECVDCPPICRGKQRTLLLPLYLIGMVLLIGSYPLVWVNLVAIANNQSPESVQGIVIGGINAANGLAASISPVVVDLLYEKTMKRTFVPSILFALLHIPFLIEIIILYKPLGPSYKLTEYRSTLPKEQLSGKECDCP; this comes from the exons ATGAGACTTGACAAAGAAAAATGGCGTTTGAGAGTGAATGGATTTCTCACTCAAATACTAGCTCCAATGATGTTTACCATCAGTGCTACATTATACCTCTCTTCATTGCATAGGTTTGTCACTAACCCAAAAAAGGCAGGCATCAATGAAACCGCACTCCAGCAG GAGCCTGGATTAGATGAGCCTGAAATAATGTACGCACTGCTGATAACTGTTTATGCCTGCGGCGACGTTATAGGAGGATTGCTGTCAGGAGTTTTAACTAAGTGCATCCCGAATTGGTACCAGTTTGTATTTGCCATATCTCTGCACACGATTGGCTACGTGTTGTACGGTGTTGCAACTAACGGTGGGATACTAATGATCGGCATGTTCCTGGCCGGATACTATTTGGGAGCACAGCTCACACTCAGTATGAACTACGCAACAGAAATGAGTGTCGAGTATGTGAATCTACTGAAGGAAGTAAAGAATGAAGAGTACGAGAAGAAAGTGGTGAAAACTCGTAACTTTCTATATTCAGTCTACTCCATTGGATACAGTATTGGATTTGTCGTTGGTCCTA GTGTTTCAGTAATATTTTCTAACCTTCCAATTGAGCAGTATCGATCGATTGCTTGGTTCAATGTAGCTTTTGGAGTTATATTGTTGATCTTGTTCTGTTTTCTCTTCCGTGGAGAGAGTAAATGGAACAGAACTAATTGTCATAAGCTTTGTGTCCGCTCAAAAAACAACTCAAGTTCGGCCAAGCCTGGACCACTGCAAATATT CATTATTGTGAGTATGCACTTGCTATCGTTCGTACAAATGCTGAAGTGGGCATATTTTGAGGCCCTAATGAATCCAATTCTAAGTGATTCATTTGGGTTCTCTCTAAACACATCTTCCTACGTCTTTTTGGGGGTGGCTATCTCAAGCATTCTAGGCGCCATCTTACT GGTCTTGTTACAAAGAATCAAAATCAGTACACAGATGGGAGCTTTCATTGGTATTTCAATGACAATTGTAGGATACTTCTTAGTAACAGATTGGCAGGCCATACCTTACGATCCATGCACTGAGTACAGTCCGTTCCACCATCCAGATCGCTTTCAAAACAACCACTCAAGTCTAGAAATGTTAACACCTTTGGATAATACTCCCCCAAGTTGGCCTACTCTCTTAAATAATCGTGCACACATGGATATTGAGTTGGATTTTGGTGATCGAACGTACACAGAAATTGCTTACCACTTTAATTTCAGCTGCTACGTTGATGAATTTTGCCCATTTTGCACCGAGAAATCTACCAGCAAGCACCGGTGTTTGTCGTTTGTAGTTGAAGGTGAAAACGAATCTTCAGAACAGGTGCTCGATGTGTTTTCCTGTTCTTTAACTTCTCCTTTACAAAATATTTGCCTCAGTATTTCTCATCATCAATCAACTGATTCTGAGGAAGTTGAAAATTTAAATGGAAATCGTTTTGTAGCCGGCGTTCAAAGCTTATTGGTACTCCCTCAAGATATGTACTCCACTGCAAGCAATGCCTGTATAAATGCCAATGTATCAATTAGTGGAGAGTGTCATTGGATACCGTTGTCAAGTGGTGAGGAATGTGTGGATTGTCCTCCTATCTGCAGAGGAAAGCAACGGACACTACTGCTACCATTGTATCTGATAGGGATGGTGCTATTGATAGGAAGCTACCCTCTTGTCTGGGTGAATTTGGTGGCCATAGCTAACAACCAGAGTCCTGAAAGTGTTCAA GGTATTGTGATAGGAGGTATCAATGCAGCAAATGGACTTGCTGCGAGTATCAGTCCTGTGGTTG TCGATTTGCTCTATGAAAAGACGATGAAAAGAACTTTCGTGCCGTCTATTCTGTTTGCTCTGTTGCATATACCATTTCTCATAGAAATCATCATATTGTACAAACCCTTAGGACCTTCATATAAGCTCACTGAATATAGATCCACTCTGCCCAAAGAACAATTGTCTGGGAAAGAGTGCGATTGTCCTTGA
- the LOC135347358 gene encoding uncharacterized protein LOC135347358 isoform X2: MRLDKEKWRLRVNGFLTQILAPMMFTISATLYLSSLHRFVTNPKKAGINETALQQEPGLDEPEIMYALLITVYACGDVIGGLLSGVLTKCIPNWYQFVFAISLHTIGYVLYGVATNGGILMIGMFLAGYYLGAQLTLSMNYATEMSVEYVNLLKEVKNEEYEKKVVKTRNFLYSVYSIGYSIGFVVGPSVSVIFSNLPIEQYRSIAWFNVAFGVILLILFCFLFRGESKWNRTNCHKLCVRSKNNSSSAKPGPLQIFIIVSMHLLSFVQMLKWAYFEALMNPILSDSFGFSLNTSSYVFLGVAISSILGAILLVLLQRIKISTQMGAFIDRFQNNHSSLEMLTPLDNTPPSWPTLLNNRAHMDIELDFGDRTYTEIAYHFNFSCYVDEFCPFCTEKSTSKHRCLSFVVEGENESSEQVLDVFSCSLTSPLQNICLSISHHQSTDSEEVENLNGNRFVAGVQSLLVLPQDMYSTASNACINANVSISGECHWIPLSSGEECVDCPPICRGKQRTLLLPLYLIGMVLLIGSYPLVWVNLVAIANNQSPESVQGIVIGGINAANGLAASISPVVVDLLYEKTMKRTFVPSILFALLHIPFLIEIIILYKPLGPSYKLTEYRSTLPKEQLSGKECDCP, from the exons ATGAGACTTGACAAAGAAAAATGGCGTTTGAGAGTGAATGGATTTCTCACTCAAATACTAGCTCCAATGATGTTTACCATCAGTGCTACATTATACCTCTCTTCATTGCATAGGTTTGTCACTAACCCAAAAAAGGCAGGCATCAATGAAACCGCACTCCAGCAG GAGCCTGGATTAGATGAGCCTGAAATAATGTACGCACTGCTGATAACTGTTTATGCCTGCGGCGACGTTATAGGAGGATTGCTGTCAGGAGTTTTAACTAAGTGCATCCCGAATTGGTACCAGTTTGTATTTGCCATATCTCTGCACACGATTGGCTACGTGTTGTACGGTGTTGCAACTAACGGTGGGATACTAATGATCGGCATGTTCCTGGCCGGATACTATTTGGGAGCACAGCTCACACTCAGTATGAACTACGCAACAGAAATGAGTGTCGAGTATGTGAATCTACTGAAGGAAGTAAAGAATGAAGAGTACGAGAAGAAAGTGGTGAAAACTCGTAACTTTCTATATTCAGTCTACTCCATTGGATACAGTATTGGATTTGTCGTTGGTCCTA GTGTTTCAGTAATATTTTCTAACCTTCCAATTGAGCAGTATCGATCGATTGCTTGGTTCAATGTAGCTTTTGGAGTTATATTGTTGATCTTGTTCTGTTTTCTCTTCCGTGGAGAGAGTAAATGGAACAGAACTAATTGTCATAAGCTTTGTGTCCGCTCAAAAAACAACTCAAGTTCGGCCAAGCCTGGACCACTGCAAATATT CATTATTGTGAGTATGCACTTGCTATCGTTCGTACAAATGCTGAAGTGGGCATATTTTGAGGCCCTAATGAATCCAATTCTAAGTGATTCATTTGGGTTCTCTCTAAACACATCTTCCTACGTCTTTTTGGGGGTGGCTATCTCAAGCATTCTAGGCGCCATCTTACT GGTCTTGTTACAAAGAATCAAAATCAGTACACAGATGGGAGCTTTCATTG ATCGCTTTCAAAACAACCACTCAAGTCTAGAAATGTTAACACCTTTGGATAATACTCCCCCAAGTTGGCCTACTCTCTTAAATAATCGTGCACACATGGATATTGAGTTGGATTTTGGTGATCGAACGTACACAGAAATTGCTTACCACTTTAATTTCAGCTGCTACGTTGATGAATTTTGCCCATTTTGCACCGAGAAATCTACCAGCAAGCACCGGTGTTTGTCGTTTGTAGTTGAAGGTGAAAACGAATCTTCAGAACAGGTGCTCGATGTGTTTTCCTGTTCTTTAACTTCTCCTTTACAAAATATTTGCCTCAGTATTTCTCATCATCAATCAACTGATTCTGAGGAAGTTGAAAATTTAAATGGAAATCGTTTTGTAGCCGGCGTTCAAAGCTTATTGGTACTCCCTCAAGATATGTACTCCACTGCAAGCAATGCCTGTATAAATGCCAATGTATCAATTAGTGGAGAGTGTCATTGGATACCGTTGTCAAGTGGTGAGGAATGTGTGGATTGTCCTCCTATCTGCAGAGGAAAGCAACGGACACTACTGCTACCATTGTATCTGATAGGGATGGTGCTATTGATAGGAAGCTACCCTCTTGTCTGGGTGAATTTGGTGGCCATAGCTAACAACCAGAGTCCTGAAAGTGTTCAA GGTATTGTGATAGGAGGTATCAATGCAGCAAATGGACTTGCTGCGAGTATCAGTCCTGTGGTTG TCGATTTGCTCTATGAAAAGACGATGAAAAGAACTTTCGTGCCGTCTATTCTGTTTGCTCTGTTGCATATACCATTTCTCATAGAAATCATCATATTGTACAAACCCTTAGGACCTTCATATAAGCTCACTGAATATAGATCCACTCTGCCCAAAGAACAATTGTCTGGGAAAGAGTGCGATTGTCCTTGA
- the LOC135347360 gene encoding uncharacterized protein LOC135347360, with amino-acid sequence MWVWHTDRTIMATQSISSSPARQAIFAQEKLERIYLQTYGYLRPYKGAIELAQEVLVWKKPIASALLYIVVHWMFVLYVKSSSTLITATGNFIFWGLLGDVLWRAASKDGFHSGNDGNTAERQGGRQESVGVAPGLESALMQSLKPRGPGEFPPFEVICVWVAEAVMWVDNIWLALRHWSLHEPIFFTIALALPGLFLSLLGKYIPTTVFLYTQVMVLLVSPYVEHHCLRERTITYLSKQYPWVLRKATSMWIFIKTITVNRDRSDDPELSLAQGVSDLRTQFSLHEAFEQVTATPPEQSNDLELPPANQMTTGIGGGLHDVGGASRQVPNQRRAAQQQRTASTDSLTLDSFVGGSEMEFPSLTDLDSSLALGQFPSGDYSIMPTISEQEEPTRTSRQDTSDLDPFLDSMQFGDFHDGRSSNPSSTPSSHPLAQSHRAPSSNPQPSAPPLTSGFNSLGFSMYTSMSGQTGQTGQTGHNFIPPPTYQQVEAGSPDAGVTVDWTPGRDDSLAHRRSSTPNVQEDGESFGIKKRSQSGVY; translated from the exons ATGTGGGTGTGGCACACTGATAGAACAATAATGGCAACTCAGAGTATCTCCTCTTCTCCTGCTCGCCAGGCGATATTCGCTCAAGAAAAACTTGAAAGAATATATCTACAAACTTATGGATACCTTAGACCGTACAAAGGTGCTATAGAGCTAGCTCAAGAAGTCCTTGTGTGGAAGAAACCGATTGCGTCAGCTCTGCTCTACATTGTCGTACATTGGATGTTTGT CCTTTATGTCAAGTCATCTTCTACTCTGATTACTGCTACTGGCAACTTTATCTTCTGGGGGTTGCTAGGCGACGTGCTATGGAGGGCCGCATCTAAGGATGGATTCCACAGCGGTAACGATGGCAACACTGCCGAGAGGCAAGGGGGGCGTCAGGaaagtgtgggtgtggctccAGGACTAGAGAGTGCACTGATGCAGAGCCTTAAACCAAGAGG ACCTGGAGAGTTTCCACCCTTTGAGGtgatatgtgtgtgggtggcggAGGCTGTCATGTGGGTGGACAACATCTGGCTGGCCCTACGTCACTGGAGTCTTCACGAGCCTATCTTT TTCACCATTGCCCTGGCCCTGCCTGGTCTGTTTCTCTCCCTGCTGGGCAAGTATATCCCAACCACTGTCTTCCTCTATACACAAG tgatggtCCTGCTAGTGTCCCCGTACGTGGAGCACCACTGTCTACGAGAGAGGACCATCACCTATCTCTCTAAACAGTACCCCTGGGTGCTCAGGAAGGCTACCTCAATGTGGATCTTCATCAAGACCATCA CTGTGAATCGCGACAGATCTGACGATCCAGAGCTCTCCCTAGCGCAGGGGGTGAGTGACCTTCGAACCCAATTCTCACTCCATGAAGCATTTGAACAAGTAACTGCCACACCTCCAGAGCAGTCCAACGACTTAGAGCTACCACCGGCCAATCAGATGACGACTGGGATAGGGGGTGGACTACATgatgtgggtggagctagtcGGCAAGTACCCAATCAGAGGAGAGCTGCACAACAGCAAAGAA CTGCTAGCACTGACTCGCTGACACTGGACTCGTTTGTGGGTGGTTCTGAGATGGAGTTCCCCTCCCTCACAGACCTAGACTCCTCTCTGGCCCTCGGGCAGTTCCCCTCAGGGGACTACAGTATCATGCCAACCATCTCAGAGCAG GAAGAGCCAACAAGGACGAGCAGACAAGACACAAGCGATCTCGATCCATTTCTCGATTCAATGCAATTTGGTGATTTCCACGATGGTCGCTCTTCAAATCCTAGTAGCACCCCATCTTCCCACCCACTCGCACAATCACACAGAGCTCCTTCAAGCAACCCCCAGCCAAGTGCACCCCCCCTGACTTCTGGATTCAATAGCCTCGGCTTTTCAATGTATACATCAATGTCTGGACAAACCGGTCAAACCGGTCAAACTGGCCATAATTTCATTCCCCCACCCACTTATCAGCAAGTGGAGGCCGGGTCACCTGACGCGGGAGTGACAGTTGATTGGACGCCTGGTAGAGATGACAGCCTAGCTCACAGACGAAGCAGTACTCCTAACGTGCAAGAAGATGGTGAATCATTTGGGATAAAGAAAAGATCGCAGTCTGGTGTCTACTAA